A genomic segment from Bufo bufo chromosome 8, aBufBuf1.1, whole genome shotgun sequence encodes:
- the LOC120978033 gene encoding protein kinase C delta type-like, with protein sequence MTSSAEEDEEKRSEEEKKMSGGEEKRKREDDSRQKDTKKKRIAPNARVLEDEEPRAGPSTAITPRANTRLSISGFRFHQVLGRGSFGKVVLASVRGRNIYKAIKIIPIEDNAEALQRERQILLEARDCPFLCHLSDALQSQAHAYFIMEYLSGGSLESLIDMSGKLNIENVRFYTAEVICGLQFLHGHGIAHRDIKPANIMLDTDGHIRIIDLGLAQDGLTASTKIYGRAGTYRYMAPEVHLDQPYTVAADWWSLGVVVSKMSTGHFPFKDSHQMQLVYLAITKAKPRFPTWLEVDLKHLIKKLLRKDPERRLGVSGNIRDHPFFGTICWEELEMRRAQPPFRPFQDCSHEQWRPIQGQQKVSWTTKCTSEKLLDYRRGAWDLVDLEVTRVLSYQKSGKYESSKNV encoded by the exons ATGACGTCCAGTGCAGAAGAAGACGAGGAGAAGAGGAGCGAAGAAGAGAAGAAGATGAGTGGAGGAGAAGAGAAGAGGAAGAGGGAAGATGACAGCCGACAGAAAGACACCAAGAAGAAGAGGATTGCACCCAATGCCAGAgtgttggaggatgaggagccaAGAGCAG GACCCAGCACGGCTATAACACCCAGAGCCAACACCCGACTTTCCATCAGCGGGTTCAGATTCCATCAGGTGCTGGGTCGGGGCAGCTTCGGCAAAGTGGTCCTGGCTTCCGTCCGTGGCCGAAACATCTACAAGGCCATCAAGATCATCCCCATAGAGGACAATGCGGAAGCCCTACAGCGAGAGAGGCAGATACTCCTGGAGGCCAGAGACTGCCCATTCCTATGTCATCTCTCTGACGCTCTGCAGTCTCAG GCCCATGCCTATTTCATCATGGAGTACTTGTCCGGTGGCAGCCTTGAGTCACTGATCGACATGAGCGGCAAGCTGAACATCGAAAATGTCCG GTTCTACACGGCAGAAGTGATCTGCGGCCTCCAGTTCCTCCACGGCCATGGCATCGCCCATCG AGACATCAAACCAGCCAACATCATGCTGGACACAGATGGTCACATCCGAATTATAGACCTGGGGCTGGCGCAAGACGGTCTGACCGCGTCCACTAAGATCTATGGACGGGCGGGAACATACCGCTACATGGCCCCAGAGGTGCACCTGGATCAACCATACACCGTAGCAGCAGACTGGTGGAGCCTGGGGGTTGTCGTGTCCAAAATGTCAACTGGACATTTCCCATTTAAGGACAGCCACCAGATGCAATTGGTCTACCTGGCAATCACCAAAGCAAAGCCAAGATTTCCAACATGGCTGGAGGTAGACCTGAAACATCTCATCAAGAAGCTGCTACGGAAAGATCCAGAGAGGCGCCTGGGTGTGTCAGGAAACATCAGAGACCACCCATTTTTCGGAACCATCTGTTGGGAGGAACTGGAGATGAGGAGAGCGCAGCCTCCCTTTAGACCTTTCCAA GACTGCTCACATGAGCAGTGGCGACCAATCCAAGGGCAGCAGaaagtgtcttggactaccaaatGCACGTCTGAGAAGCTTCTGGATTACAGAAGAGGAGCCTGGGATTTGGTGGATCTGGAGGtcaccag AGTCCTAAGTTATCAGAAAAGTGGAAAATACGAGAGCAGCAAAAATGTTTAG